A window from Rana temporaria chromosome 8, aRanTem1.1, whole genome shotgun sequence encodes these proteins:
- the LOC120910390 gene encoding olfactory receptor 1009-like: MPHGMCSSATEFILSGLTDMTELNIPLFVFFLLVYITTMVGNVGIISLSIAKKHLHKPMYFLLSNLSFVDLVYSSTITPKMLRDFLSESKTISFLGCAMQMYVFGSFVSTESLLLGVMAYDRYVAICSPLQYQVHMSSILCFRMVVVAYFGGFVNSLVHTVSAFHLNFCRSNIIDHFFCDLQPLFKLSCSDISINVVVMIILAGLVTMSSMTLILVSYTNIVLAIVRIRSAQGRYKAFNTCTSHITAVSIFYGTILFMYIRPSVGNVLQQDRVASVFYSIVIPMLNPLIYSLRNSEVKEALKSYWRYFKC; the protein is encoded by the exons atgcctcatgggatgtgtagttccgcaacag AATTTATTCTCTCTGGACTTACTGACATGACTGAACTCAACATTCCTTTGTTTGTCTTCTTTCTGCTTGTGTACATCACAACCATGGTTGGCAATGTTGGCATTATTTCTCTAAGTATCGCAAAGAAGCATCTACACAAACCCATGTACTTCCTTCTGAGTAATCTTTCCTTTGTGGACCTTGTGTATTCTTCAACAATCACCCCCAAAATGCTGAGGGATTTTCTAAGTGAATCAAAGACCATTTCTTTTCTTGGCTGTGCCATGCAGATGTATGTCTTTGGGTCCTTTGTAAGCACCGAAAGTCTTCTCCTTGGAGTCATGGCCTACGATCGCTATGTGGCCATCTGTAGTCCATTGCAGTACCAGGTCCACATGAGCAGTATCTTGTGTTTCCGCATGGTGGTTGTTGCTTACTTTGGAGGTTTTGTGAATTCTCTTGTGCACACAGTTTCTGCTTTCCATCTTAACTTCTGCAGATCCAACATTATTGATCATTTCTTCTGTGACCTTCAACCACTCTTTAAGCTGTCCTGCTCTGATATATCAATCAATGTAGTTGTCATGATTATTTTAGCTGGCCTTGTTACCATGAGCAGTATGACACTTATCCTTGTCTCATACACCAACATTGTCTTGGCCATTGTGAGGATACGATCAGCCCAGGGTAGATACAAGGCTTTTAACACGTGTACTTCTCATATTACTGCTGTCAGCATCTTCTATGGAACTATACTCTTTATGTATATTCGTCCGTCAGTCGGAAATGTCTTACAGCAGGATCGCGTGGCTTCTGTGTTCTACAGTATAGTTATACCTATGTTAAATCCCTTGATATACAGTTTAAGAAATTCTGAGGTTAAAGAAGCATTAAAAAGTTATTGGAGATATTTTAAATGTTAA